TAGCCCTTTGCCATCCTTTGATCCTTTTGCATACTTGCATATGTAGCAACCTTTGTACTGCACACTGTATTGGGTCCTTCTCTTGGTATGACACCAAATCCCAAGGCTGCAAAAGAGGGTGAAAACCTGCTGGTGAGGTCACTGAAAACAATTGAATCTGTATGGCTCAAAGGTGACTCAAAATTCTTAAATGGCAACCCCCAGCCATCAATCGCGGACCTCAGCCTAGTGTGCGAGATAATGCAGCTGGAGGTACGCCCCTGTATAATACATATGTTTGTGTCATTTCTGccatcgttttttttttttttgaaaataggGAGGATGGTGGTTATTTGCAGCTGGTGGGTGACGAGAGGCGTGACAGTATCCTGGGACCTCGTGAGAAGATTGGTGCTTGGATGGAGAACGTGAAGAAGGCCACGGGCCCCCATTTTGAGGAAGCACACGAGCTCATCTTCAAAATGAAGGCACGCTTGTCCGCCAATCGCGTCAAAACAGTGTCCAAGCTCTGAACAGTTTCATACCTTGTTGTCTGCAAACTAAGAATGTACGCAGTATAGTATATATCACGAGGAAAGAATAAGAGTATCTGAGTtgtgtatatgtaagaaaatCTGCCTTACAGTTGTCCTGTCCTTTGCAGAAAACATGAAGTAAAGCTTTTCCTGTGGTGTTTCAGCACTGACGGATGTATACATTGATTTGACCATGCTACAAAGCAAAAGGGTGGTCCTTAAGTATTCCACTGAGTCTAGCTGCTATGCCGAGCTCTGCCGTGCTTCTTTACACCACCACCAGAAAAGTAAATATGAATCATTCTTTTCCGCAGATGTAATTGTTAAGTTGATGTAGTACTTGGAAACATCAGACAGAGGTATGTAATTCCTTCTTTGACAGAAGAACAAACATTTAAATTTTGCTTCTATTACTGACAAGCTTTTGAAACTCGTGGAACTAATCCAACTTATTTCACTCCAAGATGACCACGTTTTGTTGTGTTCCAAAAGCATATAGAAATCAAACATCACGGTAATGTGTACTGTAAATATGCACCTATCAAATATTTTGCTTCGGTACATGTACATAATTAAACATACGTAGTAATATAAAGTACGCCATAAAAAACACCCTTCATTGGCCCGGCCCATTCAAAGATAACTTGATCAACAACATAATCAGTACATCATCCCTAGATTCTTGCGGTACGCAGCACCTTTACTGTCAGTTAGCGCAAGAAAGAAAGTTACAAGGAAAAGACAGTGATATACGCCCATCGTGCCAATTCATTCACGCATGAAAAGGCTCGGATTTCTAAATAAACCCGATCACAACTCCCCATATGTACCAACAAAGAATAAGGTACGATTTCTAAATAAACCCGATCACAACTCTCGCTTAGGGTTTCCTGCTCCGGGGCGATTTCTTCCGCCACCGTGAGATCGGGCCGGATTCCGGCTCCCCCTTCCGCCTATCGTTTCCCCTCGCCCTCGGTTTCGCTCGCCCGGTCTCTCCTCTGTGTTTCTTCGCTGTGTTCTCCCTGGCGGCTGCGTTTCTGGACGTATACCTAGGGTTTAGGCTAAGCTGGTGATCATGGAGACGAAGGAAGACGAGGAAGTAAGGACGAACCCTGTGACAACCCCGTCTACTGCATCGGGGGCCTCTGCGTCGTCTAGTAGAGGGAAGGATGCAGATCTGGATGATATGTTCAGCCATCTAGAGCTGAACGAAGAAGAACTCGATGATGTCGTGATCGGGGTGGATGAAGCAAAAGTATACCAGCAAGAAGCCAGATGGCTGGCGATTGGCAAGGTTCACACATCCCGCACCTTCAGTACGGATGCTCTGGTGGAGAAGATGAAAGTCGTTTGGAATCTGTCCCGCGATCCGATCTGCAGAGAGGTTGGTGAAAACTTATTCATCTTCCAGATGTTCTGCTTGGGTGACTGGAAAAAAGTGGTTCATCAGGGCCCCTGGACCTTTCGGGGCTGGGGAGTTCTTATCGAAGATTATGATGGCTTAAGTGATCCCGAGAAATTTGTTTTTGATGGCGTCTATGTGTGGGCACAAATTCATGGCATACCAGAATTATATCGTAAAAAAGAAGTAGTGGATGATCTTGCTCGACGTGTTGGCAGAATTAAGGAGGTACAGATGACCCCAAAATTGTTCTACGATGGAAACTATGTGAGAATTCGGGTGAGAATCGATATTTCCAGGCCCCTTATGAGATTTGTGTCATTAACAATGCCTGAAGGTAAGAGAAGGTTAGCGGTGAAGTATGAGAAAATTCCTTTCTTCTGCAAGCGATGTGGCCTCCTGGGGCATGATCACGAGGAATGTGGTGACGGTGTTTGGACTGAACAGCAACTGCAGTATGGGTCGTGGATGCTAGCTGTCCGAAGAGCAAGCCAGCCTACACCGGCACCTCGCCGACTGGCTCCTCGGGCTCCTTTACGCGGAGGCTTTACTGGCAGAACTGAGGCACACAGCGTTGGCCCAAAAAAGCGGTCTTCAGATGAGGCTGATTTAGATACAACGGAAGATCTGCAAGACTCTGCCACAAGTCCAATCAAAACTGATGCTCATAACGCCAATGTGGTACAAGGAAGTGAGAGTGATCCTGGAGCTAGAAGGCATTTGGATATGAATCTGTCTGAGGAGAGTGGTGATAACAGTATGGAGGCCGATCCTACCGATGGCGAGGCCCCTACGCCCCCTCCCCTCCCTCCACCGTATGTGAAAACGAAAGATTTGAAGAAGGCAAAGAAAATGCACAAACAGAATACTGAATTGGAAAATCTGGCATCATCGGCGGCATCCCTCGAGGATGACCGCCGGGCCTAATGTGTCTCCTAGGCTGGAACTGTCGTGGGTTGGGGCATCCTGCGACAGTTCGAGAGTTGGACTGTCTTGTACAGTCCTATAAACCCTGCTTGGTGTTCCTGTGTGAAACTAGACAAAGTGAAGATCGAGTTAAAAATCTTCGCTTCCGTATTGGGATGAATGGCTGCTTTCAAGTATCTGGGGACGGCAAAGGAGGTGGTATAGCGCTATATTGGCAGGAAGGAATCACTGTTGATCTGCTTTCTTTTAGTAAGCGACATATTGATGTGCACATTAGTGGTGGCCCTTATGATCGTATGTGGCGGTGCACCTTTGTCTATGGCGAACCAAAAGCAAGTGATCGGCATCAGTTCTGGACTACAATTCGATCAGTCAAAAATAATTCCTCTGAACCCTGGTTAATGTTGGGGGACTTTAATGAGGCTATGTGGCAAGAAGAGCACTTTTCACGGACTAGACGTTCTGAAAGTTTGATGAGGGATTTCAGAGAGACCTTATCTTTCTGTGATCTCTACGATATTGGTTTTGTGGGGACTCCTTGGACTTGGGACAATAAACAGAAAGGAGAACGCAATGTAAAGGTCCGGTTGGATAGAGCTGTGGCCTCCCCGTCTTGGTCTGCATATTTTCCAGATTTTAGACTAAGGCACATTTCTTCGTCCAGGTCGGATCATACTCCTCTCCTTTTATCAGTGGAGCAGGCTCAAAATTGTCGGTTGGATAGGCCTATACGGCGCTATGAAGTGGCTTGGGAACGAGAGCCTTCCCTATCGGCGGCAGTAGAGGAAGCATGGTCGCGTAGAGTGCCCTGTCAGGATCTAGGCGACATAAATAATTCTCTGAAGGAGGTGATGTCCGGTTTGTATAGGTGGAAGGCTGTCCattttaaatccttgtcaaaggAAATTGAAAAGAAGAGGGCCAAACTTGAAGAGTTACATGGTCGCAACGATGACAGTAGCAATTTGGAGCGAATAAACCTCACAAAGGAGATGGACGAACTTCTATACAGGGAGGAGATAGCATGGCTGCAACGCTCCCGTGTTACATGGCTGCGAGAAGGGGATCAAAACACAAAATTCTTTCATCGACAAGCATCAAAGAGGCGAAGGAAAAACAAAATTCGAAAGCTGAAAAGATCTGATGGCTCTTGGACAATGGATACAAATGAGATGGAAAATATGGCCTCTGCATTTTTCCAAAACCTGTACACAAAAGATGAGTCTGTTGCTCCAGATGGGGTTACGAATTTGGTTAATGAAGTTGTGACTGATGCCATGAATGAGGCTCTATGTGCAACCTATACAGAGAAGGAAATCAGTGATGCGCTTTTTCAGATTGGGCCCCTAAAGGCCCCGGGACCTGACGGTTTTCCTGCGAGATTTTTACAGCGTAACTGGGGTTTACTCAAAGATGAGGTTGTTGCAGCAGTGCAGCTGTTTTTTGAATCTGGAATTATGCCTTCTGAAGTTAATGACACTGCTATTGTCATGATACCCAAAAAGAATGAACCACAAGAACTGAAGGACTTCAGGCCTATTAGTTTATGCAACGTGACCTACAAAGTTGTGTCGAAGTGTATTGCAAATCGACTGCGCCTTATTTTGGATGAGATCATTGCGCCGACTCAAAGTGCTTTCATCCCCGGGCGTCTTATTACTGACAATGCCTTGATGGCTTTTGAGTGCATCCACTCAATACAGACAGGGGGTGCGGCTAGATCAAAATTTTGTGCATATAAGTTGGATATGGCCAAAGCTTATGACCGTGTAGATTGGAGTTTTTTGGAAGGAGTTTTAGCGAAGTTGGGCTTTCAAAGCAAATGGATACGGTGGGTGATGGCATGTGTGACCTCCGTACGGTACTCAATTCGCTTTAACGGACATATGTTGGACTCTTTCTCTCCGTCTCGCGGGCTTCGCCAAGGTGATCCACTttcgccttatttatttttgtttgtggctGATGGCTTGTCTTGTTTGATCAGAAAAGAGATCGAAAGTGGGGCACTACGTGAGTTCCAAATCTGTAGACGGGCCCCTGGTATCTCTCACCTTTTCTTCGCGGATGACAGTCTTTTATTTTTTGAAGCCTCTGTCCAACAAGCAACGGTGGTAAAATCAATTCTGGACAAGTATGAAAAAAGCACGGGACAACTTGTTAGTCTGGGCAAGTGTTCAATAATGTACGGCAACCAATGCACCCTTGAGGCACAACATGAGATCAAAGGGCTCCTCAACTATGAAAcctcaagttttgaggagaagtaTCTCGGGCTTCCAGTTCCTGAAGGTAAAATGaagaaaggcaaattcaaaactttGAAGGAAAGCTTTCAGAATAGAGCCTGTGACTGGACAGAGAAATATTTGTCGAGTGCTGCGAAAGAAACACTTGTAAAGGCTGTTTTGCAATCTTTGGCGACATATGCTATGGGGGTTTTCAAATTTCCAGTGGGCCTAACTGATGATCTATCTCACATTATTCGTGACTTTTGGTGGGGAGATGAAGAAAATAGGAAACGCATGCACTGGATGTCTTGGGAAAAACTGACTCGACCAAAATCACAGGGTGGTATCGGCTTCAGAGATCTCAGAATTTTTAACCAAGCTCTCTTGGCTCGTCAAGCTTGGCGTTTAATCCAACGTCCTAATAGCTTATGTGCACGGTTATTAAAGGCACGATACTATCCATCGGCGCACCTTCTTGACACAGCGTTTATTCAGAATGTATCACCGGCATGGGAAGGGGTAATGCACGGTTTGGAGTTGCTAAAGAAAGGCGCTATTTGGAGGATCGGTTCTGGATCGAGTGTACGAATATTTCGAGACAATTGGATTCCCGGATCAGATGCTTTAAAGGTGATTGCTAGGAGAGGGAATTCGAGACGCCGATGGGTTTCAGAACTCATAAACCCCGACACTAGAACATGGGATGAAGAGAGGGTCCGAGAGTGTTGTATACCGATGGATGTACATGCGATCTTGGCAATCAAGATTCCGAGAAGACAATGTGATGATTTCGTGGCCTGGTTCCCGGAAAGTAATGGTCTTTTTTCAGTTCGGTCGGCTTACCGCCTTGGTCTCCAACCTCGTCTGTCAAGACTGAGCGGTGGGCAGTCTAGTTCGGAACCAAATGGAGACAGGAAATTGTGGGAGTTAATCTGGAAGGCCAAGGTCCCTCGGAAACTTCGTGTTTTCGCGTGGAAGGTGGCCTCATCGACCCTGGCTGTTCGGTCGGCCCTCCATCGGCGCATAAACTCGTTTGCACCGACTTGTGCCATTTGCGGGGTCGAAAGTGAGGACTCGCATCACGCTCTTATCAGATGCACTTTGGCAAAGGCCCTTCGTCATGAACTCCGAAATCATTGGGATCTGCCTACTGAAGAGGCTTTCAGATTTAATGGGGATGATTGGTTTTTTCTTTTATTGTGCAACGTTTCAGAACAGATGAGAACGAAAATCATTTTCATGCTGTGGAGAGTATGGCACCATCGAAACAACATCGTCCATGGGGATGGAAAGGCGAGGGTTTCTGCCTCGGTACCCTACCTTTGTAGCTATCTGTCCTCCTATGTGGCTGCTACCGGCTCTGGGTGGGAGCCGAAAGGCAAACAGCCAGTGGAAACGGAGCGTCTAGCAAATACTGATGGTTCACCTGCTGACTCGAGATGGACTGCCCCGACAGAAGGTGAGCTAAAGGCGAATGTTGATGCAGCCTGGGATTCAATGACAAGAAGAGGCGGAATTGGCGTGGTGGTACGTGATCACCAAGGTAATCCAGTCCTCACGGATTGGAGGTTTATGCCTGGGTGTGCAGGGGCAGAGGATCTTGAAGCACTAGCATGTTTGGAGGGTTTAAAACACTTGATTGCCCTTAAGGGTAGATCATCTGTTCTTGAATCGGATTGCTTACGGGCTGTTCAAGTTCTGACATGCAATAATATGGACAAATCAAATAGTTGGTGCATCTACAGTGAGATTAGGGAGTTGCTGAAAGTGTTCTTTACCATTAGAATTGGAAAAGTGGATAGGGAGAGTAATTCAGTAGCTCATAGTTTAGCACAACTAGGTAAGAGTGGTTCTTCGGGTTGCCTCCTTGGTTCTGCTCCGACGTGTGTGTTGGAGAGTATCAAGAAGGATTGTAATTTGACTCTACCTGTCTGAAGCAGCAAGTTtctgacgcactcttttccttaccagggtacctaaggggactggaaggtttttaatgaggcggcttgcttgctTAATATATTGTGCTtttacttcaaaaaaaaaaagaataaggTACGAGAACTAGAAGAATATACTTATGTTGCAAAAGTACATCTTCCTGTTGTTTGCCCCTTACATTTTCATATATCTGACATCACAGATGCTTCATCTGCTCCAATGATATTGTTGCGATCTCCTGATCCCACATCTGCTCCTAGCAGCGAGTTTGGGATGagcggctgccggtgaaaaccgtgcccTGACCCCGGTCATGGTGGGCGATGGCGACATCACGCGTTGCAACCTCCTTGAAGGCATTACCGTCGCAGTCTGCGTCCTCTCACTCGTGCTACTCCGGggaaaaccctagatccgggtttcctggatcggacgatggcgtcaTTATCTGTATTTCTCGATGGTGGTGGGCAGCGGTGGTGTGGTGTTCATCCACCGTGTCGAGGTCGGCGAGTCTCGGCGGCGTGGCACATCGGTGTTTCGGTGATGGATGCAGGATGATGGACGCGCGCAAGACGGTTGcgccgtctggcgtcatggtggcgtTGATGGCGGGGCTGGCAAGGTCAATGCGTTGATCACCCTTGGAGATGGGTTTGAGGAAGACAACGGTAGAGATTTCTGCGGCGTGTGCGATGTCATGCGCCGTGGGTCTGCTTGACTGGTTGTGCTTCTCACCTTCCAATGGGCTGCTTGGGAAGACTTTCGGTTTTTAGATGATGTGCGTTGGTGTAATGTCAGGTACTAGCATTATTCATAGGCAGCCCCTTCATGCGTCTTGTAGTAGGCAACCCCTTCATCAGTCTTGTGGTATGTGGTTTCCTGGAAGCTTGTGAACTGAATAACCAGCTGGCAACCGAGGAATGAAATGTTTTTTGTGACTAAATAACAAGGTGTTTAGGATCTTCTAAGAAAAAAAAACTTATGACGTGTGGCAAAATACTTTCACAATATTTCGTTCATTCCATTGTAACAAAAACAAATACCGTATGTAGCAAATcactatttgtttggaccaaaatGTAAGAATGGTGTCACGGTCTGCAACAAAAAAAATGCATCCAACATTTTTGCCTAATTCATCTGACATTATAGGAACATGTATGCAAGATTGGAGCACCCTATAGCACACACATACAAGGAGAAATAAGATCCAAATAGGGGTAAGAGGATGAGGAGGACTCACCGAGCAGAAAAGCGACAGGCGGGAGAGAGAAGGATGAGAGGATAGAGATCAATGGCAGCTGCTACAAAGGTGCATGAAAAAGCGATTGGAGGGATAGAAAAGTATGACACAAAGTCGGGCGGCTGGCATGAGGATCCACGTACGATCACGTCTAGGAGAGCTAACTTCGGTTCAGCCCCACCCAGTAGGGTAAGATGGTTTCACGCCAGTGAATGTAACCTCTCACCAAGGGCATATCGATATGAGATCGATGACGGAGTGGCCCAACCCACGCTTGGAGCCACTAGTCAGCGACTCGGTGATAGCAAACACATGCGGGGCTCACGGAAAGAATCTGGCGACTCGGCATGAGGCATGCACACCGTCATGATGCACAAACTTATCCTCCCGGGTCAGCATCAGACAGTCAATTGTTTTCCGAGAGATGTGGATATATCGGCAATATAGTCAAAACGATATATGCTCTGGGGAGCAGCTGAGTCATTAAACCATTCACCTGAAATTAAGGAAAATCCAAATTTTGTGGGTACGATATAGACGACTCGGCGGCTCGGTGCGTGGATGACAGTGAAGCCATGAAGTGTACCCGTCGGGGTTTGTTCTTGTAAATTAGGTAGGCATGGAGCCATTAAATTAGGTAGGCATGGAGCCATGTACTAAGGCAAACCATGGATTAACACGTACTGCGATGCCCACGAACTGTACCCCTGTATTCCGAAGGACTGATATTAATGTGGAGCATCTCACCGACAGAGCCGTGCTTGTGTGCACGTAAACACAACTACCAGGCATAAATATTTCTTGATAGACCACTGACTTCTCTATCGTTGAATCGGATTCTGTATATCTAATCTTGGTTACTTGCACGCAATCTACAAGGAGTTTGCAGTGCCACGCGAAGGCCACCACAAACAGCTAAATATTAAGCAACACTCCTGGGTGAAAACCTACAAAACCCTTCAAAAAAATATGTAGTTAGACGTTCTGAGAATT
This Lolium perenne isolate Kyuss_39 chromosome 1, Kyuss_2.0, whole genome shotgun sequence DNA region includes the following protein-coding sequences:
- the LOC127327590 gene encoding glutathione S-transferase T1 — its product is MAAMLKVYADRLSQPSRALIIFCRVNKLDFEEVTVNLGKGQHRTPEFKKINPMGQVPAIVDGRFRLFESHAILRYLATVFPGVPDHWYPVDLFTRAKIESILDWHHSNLRRGAATFVLHTVLGPSLGMTPNPKAAKEGENLLVRSLKTIESVWLKGDSKFLNGNPQPSIADLSLVCEIMQLELVGDERRDSILGPREKIGAWMENVKKATGPHFEEAHELIFKMKARLSANRVKTVSKL